From one Gracilibacillus salinarum genomic stretch:
- the xseB gene encoding exodeoxyribonuclease VII small subunit produces MSDQKSEWSFEEALQQLEEIVEKMEEGEVPLEKAMEYYAEGSKLSKICHDKLVKAEKQMKEILNEDHERVGFEIQEEK; encoded by the coding sequence ATGTCAGATCAGAAATCAGAGTGGAGTTTTGAAGAAGCTTTGCAACAGTTAGAAGAGATTGTAGAAAAAATGGAAGAAGGGGAGGTCCCTTTGGAGAAAGCGATGGAATATTATGCAGAGGGATCGAAATTATCAAAAATTTGCCATGATAAATTAGTTAAAGCAGAAAAACAAATGAAGGAAATTTTAAACGAAGATCATGAACGGGTAGGTTTTGAGATACAGGAGGAGAAGTAA